In the Mycolicibacter sp. MU0102 genome, one interval contains:
- a CDS encoding crotonase/enoyl-CoA hydratase family protein → MEFNTLRHEVEDGILTVYLDRPDNLNAFTVEMAEELERTFVEVNDDDAVRAVIVTGSGRAFCAGMDLSSSGNVFGLDESKSPSLAAMADLDDPELARVRDTGGRVTLAIYGCRKPVIAAVNGAAVGIGATMMLAMDARLFSTKARFGLVFGKLGITPEACSTWFLPRIVGVPTALDLLYRADILDAEGARACGIAQSIHEPETLLAQARALADAWTKGRSPVSFALIRQMLYRNSAQPDPIEAHRVDSLAMFYTSIGDGADGVRAFLEKRDPDFTARASAMPPFYDEWVGKH, encoded by the coding sequence ATGGAGTTCAACACGCTGCGCCACGAGGTCGAAGACGGCATTCTCACCGTGTACCTGGACCGACCGGACAACCTCAACGCGTTCACCGTCGAAATGGCCGAGGAGCTGGAGCGCACCTTCGTCGAGGTCAACGACGACGACGCCGTTCGCGCGGTGATCGTCACCGGCTCCGGACGCGCGTTCTGCGCAGGCATGGACCTGTCGAGCTCGGGCAATGTGTTCGGGCTCGACGAGTCCAAGTCGCCGTCGCTGGCCGCCATGGCCGACCTCGACGATCCGGAGCTGGCCCGGGTGCGCGACACCGGCGGGCGGGTGACGCTGGCGATCTATGGCTGTCGCAAGCCGGTGATCGCCGCGGTCAACGGTGCGGCGGTCGGGATCGGCGCCACCATGATGCTGGCGATGGACGCCCGGCTGTTTTCGACCAAGGCGCGTTTCGGCCTGGTGTTCGGGAAGCTGGGCATCACCCCGGAGGCGTGTTCGACGTGGTTCCTGCCCCGCATCGTCGGTGTCCCAACGGCTTTGGACCTGCTGTACCGCGCCGACATTCTCGACGCCGAGGGGGCGCGCGCCTGTGGGATCGCCCAGTCCATCCACGAACCAGAGACACTGCTGGCGCAGGCGCGGGCGCTGGCCGACGCCTGGACCAAAGGCCGTTCGCCGGTGTCGTTCGCGCTGATCCGCCAGATGCTCTACCGCAACTCCGCGCAACCCGACCCCATCGAGGCGCACCGGGTGGACTCGCTGGCGATGTTCTACACCAGCATCGGCGACGGCGCCGACGGCGTGCGGGCCTTCCTGGAGAAGCGCGATCCCGACTTCACCGCGCGGGCCTCGGCCATGCCGCCGTTCTACGACGAGTGGGTCGGCAAGCACTAG
- a CDS encoding MerR family transcriptional regulator: MPTLLPIGDFSRMTYLTVKALRLYHERGLLAPVRVDPSSGYRYYSPDQVPIAQVIRRLRDLGMPLDELTEVVRAEQVTDRNRAIVAHLQRLQDRLAQTQASVESLRALLEDAGDACDVTYRSVPATPAAAVVDQVAMADIDDWWTQAFTELDAALADDAPGVRGALYSAEFFEAGGGEVIAFRPVGAATARGRVRTLEIPAAELAVAVHRGAFGELDRTYAALGTHVAERELGVDGPIREYYRVSGYDTDDETAHRTEVCWPIFRTKS; the protein is encoded by the coding sequence ATGCCGACACTGTTGCCCATCGGGGACTTCTCCCGGATGACCTATCTGACCGTCAAGGCGTTGCGGCTCTACCACGAGCGCGGCCTGCTGGCGCCCGTGCGGGTGGACCCGTCGTCGGGGTACCGCTACTACAGCCCGGACCAGGTGCCGATCGCCCAAGTCATCCGCCGGCTGCGCGATCTGGGCATGCCGCTCGACGAGCTGACCGAAGTGGTCCGCGCCGAGCAGGTCACCGACCGCAACCGGGCCATCGTGGCTCACCTGCAACGGCTCCAGGACCGCTTGGCGCAGACCCAGGCCAGCGTGGAATCGCTGCGGGCGCTGCTCGAAGACGCCGGCGACGCCTGCGATGTCACCTACCGGTCGGTGCCGGCGACGCCGGCGGCCGCGGTCGTCGACCAGGTGGCGATGGCAGACATCGACGACTGGTGGACGCAGGCGTTTACCGAGCTCGATGCCGCGCTCGCCGATGACGCCCCCGGGGTTCGCGGTGCGTTGTACTCGGCGGAGTTCTTCGAGGCCGGCGGGGGAGAGGTGATCGCGTTCCGGCCGGTGGGCGCCGCGACGGCCCGGGGCAGGGTGCGCACGCTGGAGATTCCCGCGGCGGAACTGGCGGTGGCCGTGCACCGCGGGGCGTTCGGCGAGCTGGATCGCACCTACGCCGCGCTGGGCACCCATGTTGCCGAACGCGAACTGGGTGTCGACGGACCGATCCGCGAGTACTACCGGGTGTCCGGCTACGACACCGACGATGAGACCGCGCATCGCACTGAGGTGTGCTGGCCGATCTTTCGCACCAAATCCTGA
- a CDS encoding VOC family protein — protein sequence MEITLHTVTFDCADAGKLARFWSQLLARPVDEGASAEIASIGISAQTPPRLVFVQVPEAKQVKNRIHLDLVAADLAAAVERALELGAARLADHAEGGYRWTTLADPEGNEFDLVAA from the coding sequence ATGGAGATCACGCTGCACACCGTCACCTTCGACTGCGCCGACGCCGGCAAGCTGGCGCGGTTCTGGTCGCAGCTGCTGGCCCGACCGGTCGACGAGGGGGCCAGCGCCGAGATCGCCTCAATCGGCATTTCAGCGCAGACGCCCCCACGCCTGGTGTTCGTGCAGGTGCCAGAAGCCAAGCAGGTCAAGAACCGAATCCATCTCGACCTCGTCGCGGCGGATCTGGCGGCCGCGGTCGAGCGGGCCCTGGAACTCGGCGCCGCCCGGTTGGCCGACCATGCCGAGGGCGGCTACCGGTGGACCACACTGGCCGACCCCGAGGGCAACGAGTTCGACCTCGTGGCGGCCTGA
- a CDS encoding cation-translocating P-type ATPase, with protein MPPSIPALIDDAEPGYDVVAGPPAEADRPQRHLRAAPEPGDGLIAVSSAAMAGINAVGLGLAVASRVLRFRRLPSSLQGAVITLDHQPQLRRLLEERIGKRATATALGMATTAVNALGAAPSMLAVDLAINTIRAAEARADTRAWARREPELARPVASSARHTAESPESPVDQHLQRGTWIQAIGAAVVAATSRDPELAGNAALVAVPKAARATHESFAATLGRGLANRDEALQIDPEGLRRLDRIDVVILDPRVLRTESLRLARLRGADEKDLTAWESARAMLAEGDLRPGWHPVTGRPGTEALFAPAPHPLAAATLAETQRAQVQTVTVDDSTGLGVLRPAFDEIAPMTGDSIDDALLDAVRDYQQEGHTVAVISSTAAQALSAADLGVGILPDASKPVADLIVDDLSGVWRVLHALPAAQAATRLGIALSTGASALGSMLLIPTVRGRGPEPVALGAAVGLVSGYWSARQVITAPLPRPVPVDEWHAMSVEQVRDALASPSQPDFAPDAGTATRHVVWQFLDAVRDELSDPLTPVLGLGATATALLGAPIDALMVGSVLVSNAVLAAGQRLSAELRLDRLLAEQIPPAWKVTIRPDGTRDRVQVLPEQLQRGDLIEVGPDDVVPADARVIELEKLEVDEASLTGESLPVTKQIDATPGAELAERRCMLFAGTTVASGTGLALVTAVGPDTEVRRAADLVTSRHGDIGLTHQLGQITSRTWPLSLMAGGLVSVLGVLRATRLQQAVANGVSVAVAAVPEGLPVVATLAQHASAQRLTKSGVLVRVPRSVEALGRVDVVCFDKTGTLSENRLRVTEVRTAADHSRDEVLRCAVRATPSAKGQSHVDATDAAIVAASEAVPGAVAPGVADAHLPFRSGRPYAASVFGTELTIKGAPEVVLAACDSVPADIDDVVEQLADEGLRVLAVARRELSPAQVQSLSADPDDPEAQLAAMARQCADGLTLVGFVGISDTPRAGSAGLLAELSRREVPVRMITGDHPTTGRAIARKMGLQVTVEQVITGTEWEMLSGKEQELAVAERVVFARMSPANKVQVVQALERSGKVSAMVGDGANDAAAIRAATVGIGIVAQGSDAAHTAADVVLLDGRIETLLDALNEGSQLWQRVQAAVAVLLGGNASGALFAIIGSALTGQAPLSTRQLLLVNIVTDAFPATALAISQPRRPMPFGGRGPDEKALMRAVALRGTTTAGATVAAWMMARLTGFPRRASTVALVALVTTQLGQTLLESRSPVLVATAAGSFAAMALLISIPGISQFMGCTPLGPIGWTQALGSAAIATTAAGIAPRFLSRTETKDAVTA; from the coding sequence ATGCCCCCCTCGATACCCGCCCTGATCGACGATGCCGAACCCGGCTATGACGTGGTTGCCGGCCCACCGGCGGAGGCTGATCGCCCACAGCGACACCTTCGCGCGGCCCCCGAACCCGGCGACGGTTTGATAGCGGTCAGCAGCGCCGCGATGGCCGGCATCAACGCCGTCGGCCTGGGTCTCGCAGTTGCCAGTCGCGTTCTGCGGTTTCGCCGGTTGCCGTCCAGTCTCCAGGGCGCTGTAATCACCCTGGACCACCAGCCGCAACTGCGCCGCCTGCTGGAGGAACGAATCGGCAAGCGCGCCACCGCCACTGCGTTGGGGATGGCGACCACCGCCGTCAATGCACTCGGTGCGGCGCCGTCGATGCTGGCGGTGGACTTGGCGATCAACACCATCAGGGCCGCCGAAGCGCGCGCGGACACCCGGGCCTGGGCGCGGCGAGAGCCGGAGCTGGCCCGCCCGGTTGCCTCGTCGGCCCGGCACACGGCGGAATCCCCGGAGAGCCCGGTCGACCAACACCTACAACGCGGGACCTGGATTCAGGCGATCGGCGCAGCCGTCGTCGCCGCGACCAGTCGCGACCCCGAACTGGCCGGCAATGCCGCATTGGTCGCGGTGCCCAAAGCTGCCCGAGCCACTCACGAATCGTTCGCAGCCACGTTGGGCCGCGGGCTGGCCAACCGGGACGAGGCACTGCAGATCGACCCCGAGGGCCTGCGTCGACTGGACCGCATCGACGTGGTGATCCTCGATCCGCGGGTGCTGCGGACCGAATCGTTGCGCTTGGCGCGGCTTCGCGGCGCCGACGAGAAGGATCTGACCGCCTGGGAGAGCGCCCGGGCGATGCTTGCGGAAGGCGACCTGCGGCCAGGTTGGCATCCCGTCACGGGCCGCCCCGGCACCGAGGCGCTGTTTGCTCCGGCGCCGCATCCGCTGGCGGCCGCGACACTCGCTGAGACACAGCGCGCCCAGGTGCAAACAGTGACCGTGGACGACTCCACCGGCCTAGGAGTACTGCGGCCCGCATTCGACGAAATCGCTCCAATGACAGGCGATTCGATCGACGACGCGCTGCTCGACGCGGTGCGTGACTACCAACAGGAAGGCCACACCGTCGCGGTGATCTCCTCGACGGCCGCCCAGGCGCTGTCGGCGGCCGACCTCGGGGTCGGCATCCTGCCCGACGCTAGCAAGCCGGTGGCGGATCTGATCGTCGATGACCTGTCCGGGGTATGGCGGGTACTGCATGCCCTGCCCGCAGCCCAGGCGGCCACCCGCCTTGGTATCGCATTATCCACCGGCGCTTCAGCATTGGGTTCGATGCTGCTCATTCCCACGGTGCGAGGACGCGGTCCCGAACCGGTCGCGCTGGGCGCGGCTGTGGGTCTGGTGTCCGGCTACTGGTCGGCCCGTCAAGTGATCACGGCGCCGCTGCCCCGACCGGTCCCCGTCGACGAATGGCATGCGATGTCGGTCGAACAGGTGCGTGACGCCTTGGCCTCGCCGTCGCAGCCCGACTTCGCACCGGACGCCGGCACCGCCACCCGGCACGTGGTCTGGCAGTTCCTCGACGCGGTTCGTGACGAACTGTCCGACCCGCTGACGCCCGTGCTCGGGCTGGGTGCCACTGCCACCGCGCTGCTGGGCGCACCAATCGACGCGCTCATGGTCGGCTCTGTCCTGGTCAGCAACGCCGTCCTGGCGGCCGGTCAACGGTTGAGCGCCGAGCTGCGGCTGGATCGGCTACTGGCCGAGCAGATCCCGCCCGCCTGGAAGGTGACGATCCGGCCCGATGGCACCCGCGACCGCGTTCAGGTGCTCCCCGAACAGCTGCAGCGTGGCGATCTGATCGAGGTGGGTCCCGACGATGTGGTGCCCGCCGACGCCCGTGTGATCGAACTGGAGAAGTTGGAGGTCGACGAGGCCTCACTGACCGGTGAGTCGTTGCCGGTGACCAAGCAGATCGACGCCACTCCGGGCGCCGAGCTGGCCGAGCGGCGCTGCATGCTGTTCGCGGGCACCACCGTGGCCTCCGGGACCGGTCTGGCGTTGGTGACCGCGGTGGGTCCCGACACCGAGGTGCGGCGCGCCGCCGACCTGGTCACCAGCCGGCATGGGGATATCGGCCTGACCCATCAGCTCGGACAGATCACCAGCCGGACCTGGCCGCTGAGTCTGATGGCCGGCGGTCTGGTCAGCGTGCTCGGGGTGTTGCGGGCCACCCGGCTGCAGCAGGCGGTGGCCAACGGAGTGTCGGTGGCCGTCGCCGCTGTCCCCGAGGGCCTGCCGGTGGTGGCGACGCTGGCTCAGCACGCCTCAGCCCAGCGCCTCACCAAATCCGGGGTGCTGGTCCGGGTTCCCCGCTCCGTGGAGGCCCTGGGCCGCGTCGACGTCGTTTGCTTCGACAAGACCGGGACCCTGAGCGAGAACCGGTTGCGGGTCACCGAGGTGCGCACGGCAGCCGATCATTCCCGTGACGAGGTGCTGCGTTGCGCGGTGCGCGCGACCCCGTCGGCCAAGGGGCAGAGCCACGTCGACGCCACCGACGCCGCGATCGTGGCGGCGTCGGAGGCGGTGCCCGGCGCCGTCGCGCCGGGGGTCGCCGACGCCCATCTGCCGTTCCGCTCCGGGCGGCCCTACGCGGCATCGGTGTTCGGCACCGAATTGACCATCAAGGGAGCACCCGAGGTGGTGCTCGCCGCCTGCGACAGCGTCCCGGCCGACATCGACGACGTGGTGGAACAGCTGGCCGACGAGGGTCTGCGGGTGCTCGCGGTTGCTCGACGCGAGCTCAGCCCCGCTCAAGTGCAATCGCTTTCGGCTGATCCCGACGATCCCGAAGCCCAGCTTGCAGCCATGGCCCGCCAGTGCGCCGACGGTTTGACCCTGGTCGGTTTCGTCGGCATCTCCGACACTCCGCGCGCCGGGTCGGCGGGCCTGCTGGCCGAGCTGTCCCGCCGGGAGGTGCCGGTTCGGATGATCACCGGCGATCATCCGACCACCGGGCGTGCGATCGCCCGCAAGATGGGTCTGCAGGTCACCGTCGAGCAGGTCATCACCGGCACGGAATGGGAGATGCTGTCGGGTAAGGAGCAGGAGCTCGCGGTGGCCGAACGGGTGGTCTTCGCCCGCATGTCACCGGCGAACAAGGTGCAGGTCGTCCAGGCCCTGGAACGCAGCGGCAAGGTGTCGGCGATGGTCGGCGACGGCGCCAACGACGCCGCCGCAATCCGGGCCGCCACGGTCGGGATCGGGATCGTCGCCCAGGGCAGCGACGCCGCCCACACCGCCGCCGACGTGGTGCTGCTCGACGGCCGGATCGAGACACTGCTGGATGCCCTCAACGAGGGCAGCCAACTGTGGCAGCGGGTGCAGGCGGCGGTGGCGGTGCTGCTGGGCGGCAACGCCAGCGGCGCACTGTTCGCGATCATCGGCAGCGCACTGACCGGTCAGGCACCGTTGAGCACGCGGCAATTGCTGCTGGTCAACATCGTGACCGACGCGTTCCCGGCCACCGCGCTGGCGATCAGCCAACCCCGGCGCCCGATGCCCTTCGGGGGACGCGGGCCCGACGAGAAGGCGCTGATGCGCGCGGTGGCGCTGCGTGGCACGACCACCGCCGGTGCCACCGTCGCGGCGTGGATGATGGCCCGGCTCACCGGCTTTCCCCGACGCGCCTCCACCGTGGCGCTGGTCGCGCTGGTGACCACTCAGCTGGGACAGACCCTGTTGGAGTCGCGCTCACCGGTGCTGGTGGCTACCGCGGCCGGCTCGTTCGCGGCGATGGCACTGTTGATCAGCATCCCGGGGATCAGCCAGTTCATGGGATGCACGCCGCTGGGCCCGATCGGCTGGACCCAGGCATTGGGATCGGCGGCGATCGCGACCACCGCGGCGGGCATCGCACCCCGGTTCCTCTCGCGTACCGAGACGAAAGACGCTGTCACCGCCTGA
- a CDS encoding mycobacterial-type methylenetetrahydrofolate reductase, with translation MPLNTIALELVPTNTDRGSEYAREEAYKVLQLSEQAGIAGRIGHVMIPGLIPEDDDRPVEMKPKLDVSDFWSIIRPELPGVRGLCTQVTAFLDEAALRTRLTGLRQAGFDGIIFVGVPRTLNDGEGGGVAPTDALSKFDDLVDNRGVILIPTRDGEQGRFDFKCDRGATFGMTQLLYSDAIVGFLRDFKQVSDHRPEVLLSFGFVPKMEGKVGLVDWLIQDPGNEAVAAEQAFVRTLAAGEPDVKRRQLLDLYKRVIDDVAELGFPLSLHFEAPYGISKPAFDTFAEMLAYWSPRA, from the coding sequence GTGCCGCTGAACACCATTGCACTGGAATTAGTGCCGACCAACACCGATCGCGGGTCGGAGTACGCCCGCGAAGAGGCATATAAAGTTCTGCAGCTGTCCGAGCAAGCGGGTATCGCCGGCCGGATCGGTCACGTCATGATTCCCGGGTTGATTCCCGAGGATGACGATCGACCGGTCGAGATGAAACCCAAACTCGACGTCAGCGACTTCTGGTCGATAATCCGTCCCGAACTGCCCGGCGTACGCGGACTGTGCACGCAGGTGACCGCATTCCTCGACGAGGCGGCGCTGCGGACGCGACTTACCGGCCTGCGCCAGGCCGGGTTCGACGGAATCATCTTCGTTGGTGTCCCCCGCACGCTGAACGATGGTGAGGGCGGTGGCGTCGCACCCACCGACGCGCTGTCGAAGTTCGATGACCTGGTCGACAACCGGGGCGTCATCCTCATCCCGACACGGGACGGCGAGCAGGGACGCTTCGACTTCAAATGTGACCGGGGCGCCACCTTCGGGATGACGCAGCTGCTCTACTCCGATGCGATTGTGGGATTCCTCCGCGACTTCAAGCAGGTCAGTGACCACCGGCCCGAGGTCCTGTTGTCGTTCGGCTTCGTGCCGAAGATGGAGGGCAAGGTCGGACTGGTCGATTGGCTGATCCAGGACCCGGGCAACGAGGCCGTCGCCGCCGAGCAGGCCTTCGTGCGGACCCTGGCCGCAGGCGAACCCGACGTGAAACGCCGCCAGTTGCTCGATTTGTATAAGCGGGTCATCGACGACGTGGCCGAGTTGGGCTTCCCGTTGAGCCTGCACTTCGAAGCTCCGTACGGTATTTCGAAACCGGCATTCGATACCTTCGCCGAGATGCTCGCCTACTGGTCGCCGCGGGCCTGA